From a region of the Bradyrhizobium sp. KBS0727 genome:
- a CDS encoding aldehyde dehydrogenase family protein yields the protein MALTQAIPMTRHPYADGSYKKMLIDGKWVDAASAKKFETRNPATGELLATVAEGDAEDINRAVAAARRAFEGPWSKVKPFERQALLLKLTDIVEKNFEELSQLDTLDMGAPISRTRGNKLRVLGMLRYYAGQATALHGETIENSLPGEIFSYTLKEPVGVVGAIIPWNGPLTASVWKIGPAIATGCTVVLKPAEEAPLTSLRLAELCMEAGIPPGVVNVVPGYGETAGAALASHPDVDKVAFTGSHMTGQSIVRASAGNLKRVSLELGGKSPDIVFADADLDAAVPGAAMAVFANSGQICSAGTRLFVEHKIYDEFVGRVAEFGKKLQVGNGLDPNTQIGPLVSQQQMERVSSYLSIGQKEGAQALAGGAPLTEGALSKGYFVAPTVFANVQDNMRIAQEEIFGPVISAISFKDSDDLIKRANATTFGLGSGVWTTNVSKAHQVARSLRAGSVWVNCYQAMDPAVPFGGYKMSGYGRESGKQHVEEYLNVKAVWIKTG from the coding sequence ATGGCGCTTACGCAAGCTATACCGATGACGCGTCATCCTTACGCGGATGGTTCCTACAAGAAGATGCTGATCGACGGCAAATGGGTCGATGCCGCGTCGGCTAAGAAGTTCGAGACGCGCAACCCGGCGACCGGCGAGTTGCTCGCGACCGTCGCCGAGGGCGACGCCGAGGACATCAACCGCGCCGTGGCTGCCGCCCGCCGCGCCTTCGAAGGGCCGTGGAGCAAGGTCAAGCCGTTCGAGCGCCAGGCGCTGCTGTTGAAACTCACCGATATCGTCGAGAAGAATTTTGAGGAATTGTCGCAACTCGACACGCTCGACATGGGCGCGCCGATCAGCCGCACCCGCGGCAACAAGCTCCGCGTGCTCGGCATGCTGCGCTATTATGCCGGGCAGGCAACCGCGCTGCATGGTGAGACCATCGAGAACTCGCTGCCCGGCGAAATCTTCTCCTACACGCTGAAGGAGCCGGTCGGCGTCGTCGGCGCCATCATTCCCTGGAACGGCCCGCTCACCGCCAGCGTCTGGAAGATCGGCCCGGCCATCGCCACCGGCTGTACGGTGGTGCTGAAGCCCGCGGAGGAAGCGCCGCTGACCTCGCTGCGGCTGGCTGAACTCTGCATGGAAGCCGGCATTCCGCCCGGCGTCGTCAACGTGGTTCCGGGCTACGGCGAAACCGCCGGTGCTGCGCTGGCGTCGCATCCCGATGTCGACAAGGTCGCCTTCACCGGCTCGCATATGACCGGGCAATCGATTGTCCGGGCATCCGCCGGCAACCTGAAGCGCGTCTCGCTCGAACTCGGCGGCAAATCCCCCGACATCGTGTTCGCGGACGCCGACCTCGACGCCGCGGTGCCGGGGGCTGCGATGGCGGTGTTCGCCAATTCCGGCCAGATCTGCAGCGCCGGCACGCGGCTGTTCGTCGAGCACAAGATCTACGACGAATTCGTCGGCCGCGTCGCCGAGTTTGGCAAGAAGCTGCAGGTCGGCAACGGCCTCGATCCCAATACGCAGATCGGTCCGCTGGTGTCGCAGCAGCAGATGGAGCGCGTCTCCAGCTATCTGTCGATCGGCCAGAAGGAAGGCGCGCAGGCGCTGGCCGGCGGCGCGCCGCTGACCGAAGGCGCGCTGTCGAAGGGCTACTTCGTTGCCCCGACGGTGTTCGCCAACGTGCAGGACAATATGCGGATCGCGCAGGAAGAAATCTTCGGGCCGGTGATCTCGGCGATCTCGTTCAAGGACAGTGACGACCTGATCAAGCGCGCCAACGCCACCACCTTCGGGCTCGGCAGCGGCGTCTGGACCACCAATGTCAGCAAGGCGCACCAGGTCGCCAGATCGCTGCGCGCCGGTTCGGTCTGGGTCAATTGCTACCAGGCGATGGATCCGGCGGTACCGTTCGGCGGCTACAAGATGAGCGGCTACGGCCGCGAGTCCGGCAAGCAGCACGTCGAGGAGTATCTCAACGTCAAGGCGGTCTGGATCAAGACGGGTTAG
- a CDS encoding winged helix-turn-helix domain-containing protein codes for MQKPSARALPSLSVRIDLDTEGRIGPGKIALLENIHEHGSISAAGRAMDMSYKRAWDLVDETNRICRQAAVERQTGGKNGGGAVLTPFGLSLVARYRKIERDAASAVRKELQALRAEIGRPKKRAGR; via the coding sequence ATGCAGAAACCGAGCGCCCGGGCGCTGCCTTCTCTCAGCGTCCGCATCGATCTCGATACCGAGGGCCGGATCGGGCCGGGCAAGATCGCGTTGCTGGAGAATATCCACGAGCACGGCTCGATTTCGGCCGCCGGCCGCGCCATGGACATGTCCTACAAGCGGGCATGGGATCTGGTCGACGAGACCAACCGCATCTGCCGGCAAGCGGCGGTGGAACGGCAGACCGGCGGCAAGAACGGCGGCGGCGCGGTGCTGACGCCGTTCGGCCTCTCGCTGGTCGCGCGCTATCGCAAGATCGAGCGTGACGCCGCCAGCGCCGTGCGCAAGGAATTGCAGGCGCTGCGGGCCGAGATCGGCCGCCCGAAGAAGCGCGCGGGAAGGTGA
- a CDS encoding alkene reductase produces the protein MNFPSLFSPLKVGPYQLSHRVVLAPLTRMRATKPSLAPRPLNAEYYTQRATPGGLLIAEASPVTATGFGSPGVPGIYTDAQIAGWREVVDAVHAKGGVIFLQLWHVGRVSHSSFQPGNVLPVAPSAVAIADLKTGTADGKAVPYETPRALETSEIPGVIDAYRQAAKNALKAGFDGVEIHGANGYLIEQFLQSHTNLRTDQYGGSIENRARFLMEVTRAVVEVWGSNRVGVRLSPYGVANGSGEPDPMPLYTHVVQQLNPLGLAYLHFIEPRSSGAGRAEVNHQNVPSAMVLFRPIWKGVLITAGGFTGETADAAIRDGHADAIAFGRLFISNPDLPRRLQRGFPLTPYNRATFYGGDVAGYTDYPEHGELGKA, from the coding sequence ATGAATTTTCCATCGTTGTTTTCACCACTGAAGGTTGGTCCGTACCAGCTTTCACATCGCGTCGTGCTGGCGCCGTTGACGCGGATGCGGGCGACGAAGCCTTCGCTGGCGCCGCGACCGCTGAACGCGGAATATTACACTCAACGCGCGACGCCGGGCGGTTTGCTGATCGCCGAAGCTTCGCCTGTTACGGCGACGGGGTTCGGCAGTCCCGGCGTGCCCGGCATCTATACCGATGCGCAGATCGCAGGCTGGCGCGAGGTGGTCGATGCGGTTCACGCCAAGGGCGGCGTGATCTTCCTGCAGCTCTGGCATGTCGGTCGCGTCTCGCATTCCTCGTTCCAGCCGGGAAACGTATTGCCTGTTGCGCCCTCTGCGGTAGCGATTGCCGATCTCAAGACCGGAACGGCCGACGGCAAGGCAGTGCCTTACGAAACCCCGCGCGCGCTGGAGACATCGGAAATTCCAGGCGTGATCGACGCCTACCGGCAGGCCGCGAAGAACGCATTGAAAGCCGGTTTTGACGGCGTCGAGATTCACGGCGCCAACGGCTACCTGATCGAGCAGTTCCTGCAATCACACACCAATCTGCGCACCGATCAATATGGCGGCTCCATCGAGAATCGCGCGCGGTTTTTGATGGAAGTGACCAGGGCCGTGGTCGAGGTCTGGGGTTCGAATCGCGTCGGCGTGCGGTTGTCGCCCTATGGCGTTGCGAACGGCTCCGGCGAGCCCGATCCGATGCCGCTGTACACGCACGTGGTGCAGCAGCTCAATCCGCTTGGCCTTGCATATTTACATTTCATCGAGCCGCGCTCCTCCGGCGCCGGGCGAGCCGAGGTCAACCACCAGAACGTGCCGTCGGCGATGGTGCTGTTCCGCCCGATCTGGAAAGGCGTGCTGATCACCGCCGGCGGCTTCACCGGCGAAACGGCGGATGCCGCGATCCGGGACGGCCATGCCGATGCGATCGCGTTCGGCCGCCTCTTCATCTCCAACCCCGACCTGCCGCGCCGCCTGCAGCGCGGCTTCCCGCTGACCCCCTACAACCGCGCGACGTTCTATGGCGGCGACGTGGCGGGGTACACGGATTATCCCGAGCATGGTGAGTTGGGAAAGGCGTAA
- a CDS encoding GFA family protein, protein MFPEDDEQPQKKKSKAVSAGKPAAGQCLCGKVAFEIDVPARWAWHDHSAPSRRAHGAVYATYVGSWRKRFRIIKGEKSLTRYEDKASKTARSFCAHCGTPVIYERGRSPHMVNIPRALFTDRTGRQPLYHIAIEQLQEWAWTGEPLVPLKGFPGVVWQRSKKKKAADREGMF, encoded by the coding sequence ATGTTTCCAGAAGACGACGAGCAGCCTCAAAAGAAGAAATCCAAAGCCGTCTCCGCCGGCAAGCCCGCCGCGGGCCAATGCCTGTGCGGCAAGGTCGCCTTCGAGATCGACGTGCCGGCGCGCTGGGCCTGGCACGATCATTCAGCCCCGAGCCGCCGCGCGCATGGCGCTGTCTACGCGACCTATGTCGGAAGCTGGCGCAAGCGCTTCCGCATCATCAAGGGCGAAAAAAGCCTCACGCGTTACGAGGACAAGGCCAGCAAGACCGCGCGCAGCTTCTGCGCGCATTGCGGCACGCCCGTCATCTACGAGCGCGGCCGTTCACCGCATATGGTCAACATTCCCCGCGCGCTGTTCACCGACCGCACCGGCCGCCAGCCGCTCTATCACATCGCGATCGAGCAATTGCAGGAATGGGCCTGGACCGGCGAACCGCTGGTGCCGTTGAAAGGCTTTCCCGGCGTGGTCTGGCAGCGCTCGAAAAAGAAGAAGGCCGCCGATCGCGAAGGCATGTTCTAG
- a CDS encoding thiamine pyrophosphate-binding protein: MKNKITGRSAFLALLKDEGITHLFGNPGTTELPIMHALKEHPDLTYVMAMQESLVVAMADGFSRASGKLVACNVHVAPGLGNAMGSLFNASFTGTPMILTAGQQEQGHGLTEPVLYGPLVQMAEPLVKWAVEVTRLEDLPRIVRRAAKIAMTPPTGPVFISLPGDILNAEAGIELGRSTRIDTRVRPSDESLKAFAARILKAERPVIIVGDEVVKSDALKEAAEFAETLGCPAYQSSTPFGAHFLSESPCFMGALARIQKLARDALQPYDLIIAVGGDPLRMSVYSEVDPLPDGLAIVQVGLVDHDLAKNYGVDIALKADVKETLRALIPALKAAGGSALETRAKQGLAALASKNWTAKRKLVVDHISKSATTTPIDPDWLALQVVESMPDNAILVDEGLTSSRQVIALRPHRDRYGYHALASGGIGWGLPASVGVSLANPDRPVVCYSGDGSSMYSIQSLWTAANQNLPLTFVIVNNGGYRIIKQRLLAFHGDDHYVGMDFKDPPVDFTALAKSMGLEATRVSDPTQLKSVLSSAFSRPGAKLIEVMVNNAVN, from the coding sequence ATGAAAAACAAGATCACCGGGCGCTCGGCATTCCTCGCATTGCTGAAGGACGAGGGCATTACGCATCTGTTCGGCAATCCCGGCACCACCGAACTGCCGATCATGCACGCGCTGAAGGAGCATCCGGACCTCACCTATGTGATGGCGATGCAGGAAAGCCTCGTGGTCGCCATGGCCGACGGCTTCAGCCGCGCCTCCGGCAAGCTGGTCGCCTGCAACGTCCATGTCGCGCCCGGTCTCGGCAACGCGATGGGCTCGCTATTCAATGCGAGTTTTACCGGCACGCCGATGATCCTGACCGCCGGCCAGCAGGAGCAAGGCCACGGCCTGACCGAGCCGGTGCTGTACGGGCCGCTGGTGCAGATGGCCGAACCGCTGGTGAAATGGGCGGTCGAGGTGACGCGGCTGGAGGATCTGCCGCGGATCGTGCGCCGCGCCGCCAAGATCGCGATGACGCCGCCGACCGGCCCGGTGTTCATCTCGCTGCCGGGCGATATCCTCAACGCCGAGGCCGGCATCGAACTCGGCCGCTCGACCCGCATCGACACCCGCGTCCGGCCGTCGGACGAATCGCTGAAGGCGTTCGCGGCACGTATCCTGAAAGCCGAGCGGCCGGTGATCATCGTCGGCGACGAGGTGGTCAAGAGCGATGCGTTGAAGGAAGCCGCAGAGTTCGCGGAAACGCTGGGTTGTCCGGCCTACCAGTCGTCGACGCCGTTCGGCGCACATTTCCTGTCCGAAAGCCCGTGCTTCATGGGCGCGCTGGCGCGGATCCAGAAACTGGCCCGCGACGCGCTGCAGCCCTACGACCTCATCATCGCCGTCGGCGGCGATCCGTTGCGGATGTCGGTTTACAGCGAAGTCGATCCGCTGCCCGACGGCCTGGCGATCGTGCAGGTCGGTCTCGTCGATCACGACCTTGCCAAGAATTACGGCGTCGACATCGCGCTCAAGGCCGACGTCAAGGAAACCCTGCGCGCGCTGATTCCGGCTTTGAAGGCGGCCGGCGGCAGTGCGCTGGAGACCCGCGCCAAACAGGGACTGGCCGCGCTGGCGTCGAAGAACTGGACCGCCAAACGCAAGCTGGTGGTCGATCACATTTCGAAATCCGCCACCACCACGCCGATCGATCCGGACTGGCTGGCACTGCAGGTCGTCGAGTCCATGCCCGACAACGCCATCCTGGTCGACGAGGGCCTGACCTCGTCGCGGCAGGTGATCGCGTTGCGTCCGCATCGCGACCGCTATGGCTATCACGCGCTGGCCTCGGGCGGCATCGGCTGGGGACTGCCGGCCTCGGTCGGCGTCAGCCTCGCCAATCCCGATAGACCTGTCGTGTGCTACTCCGGTGACGGCTCCTCGATGTATTCGATCCAGTCGCTGTGGACCGCGGCCAATCAAAACCTGCCGCTGACCTTCGTGATCGTCAACAATGGCGGCTACCGCATCATCAAGCAACGGCTGCTCGCCTTCCACGGCGACGACCACTACGTTGGCATGGACTTCAAGGACCCGCCGGTCGATTTCACCGCGCTGGCCAAATCGATGGGCCTGGAAGCCACCCGTGTTAGCGATCCCACCCAGTTGAAGTCGGTGTTGTCGTCGGCCTTCAGCCGCCCCGGCGCCAAGCTGATCGAGGTGATGGTGAACAACGCGGTGAATTGA
- a CDS encoding LLM class flavin-dependent oxidoreductase, whose protein sequence is MTKQIRLNAFAMNCVAHQSPGLWTHPRDRTLDYNRLPYWIDLARTLERGRFDGLFLADVLGVYDVYGNSPDAALRNAAQTPSNEPLMLIPAMAAVTEHLGFGVTSNLSFEPPYPFARRMSTLDHLTNGRIGWNVVTGYLDSAARGAGKDKQTAHDDRYDIADEYMELVYKLWEGSWEDDAVLRDRARGIFADPAKVHRIEHEGNNYRLNAIHLSEPSPQRTPVLYQAGTSPRGRQFAGQHAECVFMSGPSAKIIGPRVAAIRALAKENGRNPAEILMFSMMTIILGRTDAEAKAKYADYRRHINPEGALALMSGWTGVDFSGYDLDQEVRHVQNDAGRSAMDNVTRADPDRVWTVREVIEHVGIGGAGPVVVGTPEKVADDIEAWFEQTDVDGLNVPFAVSPGDFEDITEMLVPELTRRGLYKDAYAKGTLREKLFGAGRARLTEQHPASRYRPHAAAKAAE, encoded by the coding sequence ATGACAAAACAGATCCGGCTCAACGCCTTTGCCATGAACTGCGTGGCGCATCAGTCGCCGGGGTTGTGGACCCATCCGCGCGACCGCACCCTCGACTATAACCGCCTGCCCTACTGGATCGACCTCGCCAGGACGCTGGAACGCGGGCGGTTCGACGGGCTGTTTCTCGCCGACGTGCTCGGCGTCTACGACGTCTACGGCAACAGCCCGGATGCCGCCCTGCGCAATGCCGCGCAGACGCCGTCGAACGAACCGCTGATGCTGATCCCGGCGATGGCCGCCGTGACCGAGCATCTCGGCTTCGGCGTCACCAGCAACCTGTCGTTCGAGCCGCCCTATCCGTTCGCGCGGCGAATGTCGACGCTCGATCACCTTACCAATGGCCGCATCGGTTGGAACGTGGTGACCGGCTATCTCGACAGCGCCGCCCGCGGCGCCGGCAAGGACAAGCAGACCGCGCATGACGACCGCTACGACATCGCCGACGAATATATGGAGCTGGTCTACAAGCTCTGGGAAGGAAGCTGGGAGGATGACGCCGTGCTGCGCGACCGCGCGCGCGGGATTTTCGCCGATCCCGCGAAGGTGCATCGCATCGAACACGAGGGCAATAACTACCGGCTCAACGCCATCCACCTGAGCGAACCGTCGCCGCAGCGGACGCCGGTGCTGTACCAGGCCGGCACCTCGCCACGCGGCCGGCAATTCGCCGGCCAGCATGCCGAATGCGTGTTCATGTCGGGCCCGTCGGCCAAGATCATCGGGCCGCGGGTGGCGGCGATCCGGGCGCTGGCGAAGGAGAACGGCCGTAACCCGGCTGAGATCCTGATGTTCAGCATGATGACGATCATTCTCGGCCGCACCGATGCCGAGGCCAAAGCGAAATACGCCGACTATCGCCGCCACATCAATCCCGAGGGCGCGCTGGCGCTGATGTCGGGCTGGACCGGCGTCGATTTCTCCGGCTACGATCTCGACCAGGAAGTGCGCCACGTCCAGAACGATGCCGGCCGCAGCGCCATGGACAACGTCACCCGCGCCGATCCGGACCGGGTCTGGACCGTGCGCGAGGTCATCGAGCATGTCGGCATCGGCGGCGCCGGACCGGTCGTGGTCGGCACCCCCGAAAAGGTCGCCGACGATATCGAGGCCTGGTTCGAGCAGACCGACGTCGACGGCCTCAATGTGCCGTTTGCGGTCTCGCCCGGCGACTTCGAGGACATCACCGAGATGCTGGTCCCGGAACTGACCCGGCGCGGCCTCTACAAGGACGCCTACGCCAAGGGCACGCTGCGCGAAAAGCTGTTCGGCGCTGGACGCGCGCGGCTGACGGAGCAGCATCCGGCGAGCCGCTATCGTCCGCATGCCGCCGCCAAGGCGGCGGAGTAG
- a CDS encoding carboxymuconolactone decarboxylase family protein, translated as MKTILRASAICLLFAGSAMALTGERMAEMPLDKMTTAQRAVADAIMSGPRKGIGGPFNAWLRSPVLADRLQKVGEYIRFDTSLDKRLNEMAIIMTAQHWGSQYEWYAHAPLAIKAGLDPAIVAAIGAGNKPDNMKEDEAIVWELTTQLRRDHGVDDAIYARALGKFGEQGIMDLVAVNGYYDVVSMTLNVARVAPPAGEPLPFKQAGQ; from the coding sequence ATGAAAACGATCCTGCGTGCGTCTGCGATCTGTCTGTTGTTTGCCGGTTCGGCAATGGCGCTCACCGGTGAACGGATGGCGGAAATGCCGCTCGACAAGATGACGACCGCCCAGCGCGCCGTGGCCGATGCCATCATGTCGGGGCCGCGTAAAGGGATCGGCGGCCCGTTCAATGCCTGGCTGCGCAGCCCGGTGCTGGCCGACCGGTTGCAGAAGGTCGGCGAATATATCCGCTTCGACACCTCGCTCGACAAGCGCCTCAACGAAATGGCGATCATCATGACCGCGCAACATTGGGGTTCGCAATACGAGTGGTATGCCCACGCCCCGCTGGCGATCAAGGCCGGCCTCGACCCGGCCATCGTTGCCGCGATCGGCGCCGGGAACAAGCCCGACAATATGAAGGAAGACGAAGCGATCGTCTGGGAGCTCACCACCCAGCTTCGCAGGGATCACGGCGTCGACGACGCGATCTATGCCCGGGCGCTCGGAAAATTCGGCGAACAGGGCATCATGGACCTGGTCGCGGTCAACGGCTACTACGACGTGGTCTCGATGACGCTCAACGTTGCCCGCGTCGCCCCGCCGGCGGGTGAGCCATTGCCGTTCAAGCAGGCCGGGCAGTAG